Proteins from one Drosophila gunungcola strain Sukarami chromosome 3R, Dgunungcola_SK_2, whole genome shotgun sequence genomic window:
- the LOC128262856 gene encoding E3 ubiquitin-protein ligase TRIM39, translated as MTANPCIFCLDEQRFPCRISCGHSFCAECFGKYLELVRDSRCPLCRRDFRTDFHPPSADSGRLTFAPTEDSEFIASLPDVEMDTLVLTLSEQECRFFEQLYRELQLVDTRE; from the coding sequence ATGACCGCTAACCCGTGCATATTCTGTTTAGATGAGCAGCGCTTTCCATGCCGCATATCCTGCGGACATTCCTTTTGCGCCGAATGTTTTGGCAAATACTTGGAACTGGTTCGGGACTCGCGATGTCCACTGTGCAGACGCGACTTCAGGACGGACTTTCATCCTCCTTCCGCTGATTCTGGTCGACTGACCTTCGCCCCCACAGAGGACTCGGAATTCATAGCATCACTTCCTGATGTCGAGATGGACACGCTGGTGCTGACACTTTCGGAGCAGGAGTGCCGCTTCTTTGAGCAGCTTTACCGGGAACTTCAGTTGGTGGACACTCGGGAATAG
- the LOC128251678 gene encoding LOW QUALITY PROTEIN: uncharacterized protein LOC128251678 (The sequence of the model RefSeq protein was modified relative to this genomic sequence to represent the inferred CDS: deleted 2 bases in 2 codons), with the protein MSSSGNSLHAKLVSLVSRGPELTSIFFFAPVEEKCHLEETLASATWGLPLVIWRSNRTVILNGFLGEGLLVLACLPGLKWRALLSSLSRSLKYLRQARVLIELMEARDELLVQKVLEFSLSQEMTNANVIFGDFAETQRVSRFEAFPQFKVVNYSFTENTKESDLYPDKMLDLRGGVIRTMPDYSEPNTILYQDKQGNKQILGYLWDIMEAYAKKHNAQLQVVNKYADGRTLNFIELLDVARSVAIDIAASIQPMSMGVLERTHEMSYPVNLASWCTMLPVERHPRATDLIEMRNALNTSFGYTVTSEKWKLYNELQKRSSRPLFRYSKDLCFYELVPFGLVIPENSAHRAPLHRFILLLWQSGLHDLWVSRGFSNMVKAGKIHFAIFGERYQAHTLNITDLRHVLMVYGSGVLISLFLFACELSVSWVSYWLGF; encoded by the exons ATGTCGTCAAGCGGTAATAGTCTTCACGCCAAGCTCGTGTCGCTAGTAAGCCGCGGTCCAGAGCTTACCAGCATTTTCTTCTTTGCCCCAGTAGAAGAAAAATGCCACTTGGAGGAGACCCTTGCA TCGGCCACTTGGGGCCTGCCTTTGGTGATATGGCGATCGAATAGGACTGTGATCCTAAATGGATTTCTCGGCGAGGGACTCTTGGTGCTGGCCTGTCTTCCAGGATTAAAGTGGAGAGCTCTACTAAGCAGCCTGTCTAGGAGCTTAAAATACCTAAGACAGGCCAGGGTACTGATTGAACTTATGGAGGCCAGGGACGAATTATTGGTACAGAAGGTGCTGGAATTTAGTCTGAGTCAGGAAATGACTAATGCCAATGTTATTTTCGGTGACTTTGCGGAGACTCAAAGAGTGAGCAGGTTCGAGGCCTTTCCACAGTTCAAAGTGGTGAACTATTCTTTTACGGAGAATACCAAAGAGTCTGATTTGTACCCGGATAAGATGTTGGACCTCCGTGGCGGAGTAATTCGAACCATGCCGGACTACTCCGAGCCAAACACCATTCTGTACCAGGACAAGCAGGGCAACAAGCAGATCCTCGGCTATTTGTGGGACATAATGGAGGCCTATGCCAAGAAACACAATGCCCAGTTGCAGGTGGTCAATAAGTACGCGGATGGCAGGACCCTGAACTTTATCGAGTTGCTGGACGTGGCCCGAAGCGTAGCTATAGACATTGCTGCCAGCATTCAACCCATGTCGATGGGAGTCCTAGAACGCACTCACGAGATGTCGTATCCGGTGAATCTGGCCAGTTGGTGCACCATGTTGCCGGTGGAGCGGCACC CGAGGGCCACGGATCTGATTGAGATGAGAAATGCGCTGAACACCTCCTTTGGATATACCGTCACCAGCGAAAAGTGGAAGCTGTACAATGAGCTGCAGAAGCGCAGCTCGAGGCCTTTGTTCCGTTATTCGAAGGACCTGTGCTTCTACGAACTGGTGCCTTTTGGCCTGGTCATTCCGGAGAACTCAGCCCACCGGGCTCCGCTGCACAGATTCATCCTGCTGCTGTGGCAGTCGGGATTGCACGACTTGTGGGTCTCCAGGGGCTTCTCGAATATGGTGAAGGCGGGAAAGATACATTTCGCTATCTTCGGGGAGCGTTACCAGGCCCACACGCTTAACATTACGGATCTGAGACACGTCCTCATGGTTTACGGTTCTGGGGTGCTAATTAGCCTCTTTCTGTTTGCCTGCGAGCTGTCTGTCAGTTGGGTAAGCTATTGGCTGGGCTTTTAG
- the LOC128251825 gene encoding uncharacterized protein LOC128251825: protein MWQQVQLVETSYWPRAEVLQRFWTHLRVELRFRTLLNYRLSSCDCWFEDVLGTENSTTLLWTDQTFPHYLRHLQDMDILTVVCLKFTQYNQVLHSLSLILDQIRSMPVVLQLCGGENSTEEQNLVSALFRQSQELKLPNVLLLSWNFFSSKTFYAFEMFPELQVKKLVYHAYLTLFPYKLGNLRGHGIRTFPDNSEPHTIVQKGLNGSFTINGPVWEAMLEFARHINGSLELAGEPVFGKSLKYVQVLDLVRNQNVDISASLRPYGHRISRHMLSYPMMVGNWCLMLPTERSLSSHEALSRLMDSPFTWLILLLLYMLHKLMTQITRRRSPIFHLLKPLAHLALLCFLQAQLSAYFIAPQQVNHITNMQQVEESGLKIRGLRQEFMEFPIQLRSRYATSFLLHDLFYDLAKYRNSFNTSYGYTVTSVKWQLYKEAQLHFRRRLFRYSEDICVQKLSLFSLIYESNCLYRQQLKEFNLRLHEAGLIRLWYRHSYYLMVRTGRFLFGDISSSRQAQAITWSEWQYVVALYGVGILITMVVFTIELTVHWVNVCLRNL from the coding sequence ATGTGGCAACAAGTGCAGTTGGTGGAGACCTCGTATTGGCCTCGAGCTGAGGTTCTCCAGCGGTTCTGGACACATTTGAGGGTGGAACTACGATTCCGGACACTGCTCAACTACCGCTTGAGTTCCTGCGATTGCTGGTTCGAAGACGTTTTGGGAACCGAAAACTCCACGACATTATTGTGGACCGACCAGACATTCCCACATTATCTGAGACACCTTCAGGACATGGATATATTAACAGTAGTTTGCCTGAAATTTACTCAATACAACCAGGTATTGCATTCATTGAGCTTGATACTGGATCAAATACGGAGTATGCCTGTGGTGTTGCAGCTTTGTGGAGGGGAAAACTCGACCGAGGAGCAGAATTTGGTCAGCGCTCTATTTCGACAAAGTCAGGAGCTGAAGTTGCCCAATGTTCTGCTGCTTTCGTGGAACTTTTTCAGCTCGAAGACTTTCTACGCCTTCGAAATGTTTCCAGAATTGCAGGTTAAGAAACTAGTTTATCACGCATACCTCACCCTGTTTCCCTACAAGCTGGGAAATCTCCGAGGACATGGCATACGCACCTTTCCAGACAATTCGGAGCCACATACCATTGTGCAAAAGGGCTTAAATGGTTCTTTCACGATAAATGGACCCGTGTGGGAAGCTATGCTCGAGTTTGCACGACATATTAATGGCAGCCTGGAGCTGGCAGGAGAGCCAGTTTTTGGAAAGTCCCTAAAATATGTCCAGGTTCTTGATTTGGTAAGGAACCAAAATGTGGATATATCGGCCAGCTTGCGACCCTATGGTCACCGCATCAGCAGGCACATGCTTAGCTATCCAATGATGGTGGGCAATTGGTGCCTGATGCTACCCACGGAAAGGTCTCTTAGCAGCCACGAGGCACTGAGCAGGTTGATGGACTCACCTTTCACCTGGCTGATTTTGCTACTCCTCTACATGCTGCACAAGCTGATGACTCAAATAACTCGACGAAGAAGTCCCATTTTTCATCTGTTAAAACCACTAGCCCACCTGGCGCTCCTGTGTTTCCTGCAAGCCCAACTTTCGGCCTATTTTATTGCACCCCAGCAGGTGAATCATATAACCAACATGCAGCAGGTGGAGGAATCGGGTCTAAAAATCAGGGGATTGCGGCAGGAGTTCATGGAATTCCCCATCCAACTGAGGAGTAGATATGCGACCTCTTTTCTGCTCCACGACTTGTTCTACGATTTGGCCAAATATCGGAACAGTTTCAACACCTCATACGGATATACGGTGACCTCTGTGAAGTGGCAGCTGTACAAGGAGGCTCAGCTGCATTTCCGGCGTCGTTTGTTCCGCTATTCGGAGGACATTTGCGTGCAGAAATTATCGCTTTTCTCGCTTATATATGAAAGCAATTGTCTATATCGCCAGCAACTAAAGGAATTCAATCTGCGTCTGCACGAGGCGGGACTTATTCGGCTCTGGTACCGCCACTCATACTACCTGATGGTGAGGACAGGACGTTTTCTTTTCGGAGACATCAGCTCATCCCGTCAGGCACAAGCGATTACTTGGTCGGAATGGCAGTATGTGGTGGCGCTTTATGGGGTCGGTATTCTAATTACAATGGTGGTCTTCACCATCGAGCTCACTGTCCACTGGGTAAATGTTTGCCTACGAAACTTGTAA
- the LOC128266573 gene encoding uncharacterized protein LOC128266573, with amino-acid sequence MLSNRSFSPAPELVDLYGLILRILVPLETTVFYFNPTGVDCSWETLDKTSLSKQPQLVWRRSDDFPGLYNQQGSNLFVMACLSSSYYEGQIELLATSLTRLRFVNILIETQGKDSSFLASQILLLCQQHSMLNVVLFFQRWTRPFTIFSYLAFPYFKLVKQRFSAVSTASIYRNQMADLRGYQLRVQFDLSPPNSFDYRDRKGEYRLGGFMWHIIDKFAGTMGADIKILYHTWSKAKIMSAEYMIEFTRNGSSDIGLTTTMTAFKHEERYRDYSYPLLFSSWCTMLPVEKPPSVDSLFGYVLSPGTAIFLLLACVLYFLVLPWLLTYLGFTIRGRLVRVSLRIFALVLLCASSAQLLSLLISPVLHKRIESFDDLLESDLKIFGLRNEFYYLDGAFRAKYAAAFRLSDDPNELYDHRNYFNASWAYTITTVKWKVIDAQQRHFAHPVFRFSQTMCFSGASSRGLILAPESIYREPLHLFSLRAEQAGLIDHWMTHSFYEMVRAGRMAIKDYSYTTVLQSLRIQDLRLCWLNFAVGLALSSAVFTIELLLFYTNVFLNSL; translated from the coding sequence ATGTTGTCCAACCGCAGTTTTAGTCCTGCTCCCGAGCTGGTCGATCTATATGGCTTAATACTGCGGATTTTGGTTCCTTTGGAGACGACAGTGTTCTACTTCAACCCCACTGGAGTCGATTGCAGTTGGGAGACACTAGACAAGACTAGTTTATCTAAGCAACCTCAGTTAGTTTGGCGGAGGTCAGACGACTTCCCAGGATTGTACAACCAACAAGGCAGCAACCTCTTTGTGATGGCCTGCTTATCAAGCAGCTATTACGAAGGGCAAATTGAGCTTTTGGCCACCAGTTTGACGCGCTTAAGGTTTGTCAATATCCTCATCGAGACGCAGGGCAAGGACAGCTCATTTTTGGCCTCGCAAATCCTGTTGCTTTGCCAGCAGCACAGTATGCTGAATGTGGTCCTGTTTTTCCAGCGTTGGACTCGCCCCTTCACCATCTTCAGTTACCTGGCTTTTCCATATTTCAAGCTTGTCAAGCAGCGCTTTTCGGCAGTTTCCACAGCAAGTATCTATAGAAACCAGATGGCGGATCTACGGGGTTACCAATTACGCGTTCAATTTGATCTATCGCCTCCCAACTCATTTGACTATCGAGATCGGAAGGGTGAATATCGACTAGGCGGCTTCATGTGGCACATTATAGACAAATTTGCCGGAACAATGGGAGCAGACATCAAGATTCTGTATCACACATGGTCAAAAGCCAAGATTATGAGTGCGGAATACATGATAGAGTTTACCCGGAACGGCAGCTCGGATATCGGGCTGACCACCACCATGACTGCTTTCAAGCACGAGGAGAGGTACCGCGACTATAGCTACCCTCTGTTGTTCTCCAGCTGGTGCACCATGTTGCCCGTGGAGAAGCCACCGAGTGTCGACAGCCTGTTCGGATATGTTCTGAGTCCTGGCACAGCGATTTTCCTACTCTTGGCCTGTGTCTTGTATTTCCTGGTACTTCCCTGGCTGCTTACATATTTGGGCTTCACCATTCGGGGCCGATTAGTGCGGGTGTCTCTAAGGATTTTTGCCCTGGTGCTGCTCTGCGCCAGCTCCGCACAGCTGCTCTCCCTGCTGATATCCCCGGTGCTGCACAAACGTATCGAAAGTTTCGATGACCTCTTGGAATCTGATTTGAAAATCTTCGGATTGCGCAACGAGTTTTATTATCTGGACGGCGCATTCCGCGCTAAGTACGCTGCAGCTTTTCGCCTGAGTGACGATCCCAATGAACTGTACGACCACAGGAACTACTTTAATGCAAGTTGGGCCTACACCATCACCACAGTCAAATGGAAGGTAATCGACGCCCAGCAGAGGCACTTTGCCCATCCTGTTTTCCGCTTCTCGCAGACCATGTGCTTCAGTGGCGCCTCGTCCAGGGGCTTGATACTAGCTCCGGAGTCCATTTACCGGGAACCCCTCCATCTGTTCAGCCTGCGGGCGGAACAAGCTGGACTAATCGACCACTGGATGACCCACAGCTTTTATGAAATGGTCAGGGCGGGACGCATGGCCATCAAGGACTACAGCTATACTACCGTTTTGCAGTCCCTGCGGATCCAGGACCTTCGATTGTGCTGGCTAAACTTCGCAGTGGGTCTGGCCCTTTCGTCCGCCGTATTTACCATCGAATTGCTTCTGTTCTACACCAACGTATTTCTCAACAGCTTGTAG